DNA from Candidatus Omnitrophota bacterium:
TTTAATTTGCTTCGATATTAAATCTTTTATGTTTTGCATGCTTTGAGTGTACTATAATTGTAAAGTATTGTAAAGTGAATTTTATTTTTATTGTAAAGTTAGAATATTAAGGGTAATTGGCCCCTCGACTGGCAAAATTTCTTCGAACTAACAAAAACCCCAAGCAGATTTTGCTTGGGGGAAATTATGTTCTTGTTAACTCTAGTTTCTTTTTTCGCGATAAGCCTTTTATTTGCGCTTCACGTTTAAGAGCTTTAGATTTAGACGGCAAATTTTCTTTGTATATTAGTTTTACAGGAAGGCGCGCCCGGGTGTAAGCACCGCCTTTTCGTCTATTATGCTCTTTTAACCGGCGGTTAATATCAATACTAATCCCCAGATAAAGGCTTTTATCATTACTTTTGATTAGGTTATGGTTCGCTTAAATGTGCTATTTTTACTCTGATCAGCCACTTGCCTAAAAGCTCTTTGTTGTTTTTGATCCCGTGAGCTATCCACAGAATCTTTGGTCTCAACTTCATGAATTTTTCTCTGACGCCCTTTTGTCCCAACAACATCGGGCCGGAATCCACGAATGGT
Protein-coding regions in this window:
- a CDS encoding GIY-YIG nuclease family protein; translation: MKSNDKSLYLGISIDINRRLKEHNRRKGGAYTRARLPVKLIYKENLPSKSKALKREAQIKGLSRKKKLELTRT